The segment GGCATCAATGGTTTCGGCAGAATGGGACGTCTCGCGTTACGCGCAGGCTGGGCCTGGCCTGAAGTAGAGTTTGCTCACATCAATGAAATCGGTGGCGACGGAGCCACTTCTGCACACCTGCTCTATTTTGACTCCGTTCACGGCCGGTGGGATCGCGAATGTTCTGGCGACGCCGACAATGTCTTCATCGACGGCAAGACGGTCAGCCACACCAGCAAAAAAGACTTTTCCGAAGTGCCGTGGGGTGATCTCGGGATCGATATTGTGCTTGAGGCCAGCGGAAAGTTCCGCAAACAAGAACAGCTGGAAGCTTACTTCAAGGCCGGCGTGAAGAAGGTCATCGTCGCGGCTCCAGTAAACACCGGTGCACTGAACATCGTGATGGGCGTGAATGATCATCTTTACGAGCCCGATGAGCATCACCTGCTGACTGCCGCTTCCTGCACGACCAACTGCCTAGCCCCCGTGGTCAAAGTGATCCACGAAGGATTGGGGATTCGCCACGGGATGATCACGACACTGCACGACATCACGAATACCCAGTCGATACTCGACAAGCCTCACAAAGACCTCAGGAGAGCACGTGCCTCCAGCATGTCACTCATTCCCACGACGACTGGTTCTGCGACAGCTATCGGCATGATTTTCCCTGAACTGCTTGGGAAACTGGACGGTGTGGCAGTTCGCGTTCCGCTCGCCAATGCATCGCTCACGGATTGCGTTTTTGAGGTCAGTCGCAAGACCACTGTTGCTGAAGTAAATTCACTTCTCGAGCAAGCGGCAAATGGGCCTCTCAAAGGAATCCTCGGCTATGAAACGCGGCCCCTGGTGTCGATTGATTACAAAGACGATCCACGCTCTTCTATCATTGATGCGCTGTCGACCATGGTGACCAACGGCACCCAAGTAAAAATCCTCGCCTGGTACGACAATGAGTGGGGTTACGCCAACCGCTATGCGGAACTGGCGCGCAAGGTTGCATCGTCACTCTCCTAAGCCTTCGGTATGACGAAGAACGCGGACAACAGCAATGTGCGAAACTACGCTGTAGTCACGGCAGCGTATTGGGCGGACACACTGGCAGACGGCGCAATCCGTATGCTGGTGCTGTTCTACTTCTACCAACTTGGCTACACGGCTCTTCAGGTCGCTTCGCTGTTTCTGTTCTACGAGGTCTTCGGCATCATCACCAACCTCTGCGGAGGATTTCTGGCAACTCGCTTTGGTCTCAAGAGCACATTGTTCATGGGACTCGGCACGCAGGTGGCGGCGCTCCTCATGCTTGGCCTGATGCCGGCCAGCTCTCTCACCGTTGCGTACGTCATGGTGTCGCAAGCTCTCTCTGGCATTGCCAAAGACCTTACGAAGATGAGCAGCAAAAGTGCGGTCAAGCTCGTTGCCGGTGAGAGCCAAGGGAGGCTTTACAAATGGGTCGCCATCCTCACTGGGAGCAAGAACGCCCTGAAAGGCGTCGGATTCTTCCTGGGAGGGGTCATGCTGTCTTTCATTGGCTTTCAGCCTGCGATCTGGACTCTCGCCTCAATCGTCGCTGCAGCCATGCTATTGGCTGCACTGCTCATGAAAGGCAGCCTTGGCGTCTCCAACAAAAAGGTAAAGTTCCGTCAGATCTTCTCCCCAGACCGGAAGGTCAATATTCTTGCGCTGGCGAGGATGTTCCTCTTCGGTGCCCGCGATGTCTGGTTTGTGGTCGGGGTGCCGGTGTTTCTCTCGTCCGTTCTCGGATGGAAGTTTTGGCAGTCTGGCGGTTTCATGGCCCTGTGGGTGATTGGTTACGGGATTGTACAGGCGTCGGCTCCAGCCATCGTGGGAAAGCCGAGGCAGCAGAAGTCCGCGCAGCCCGATGGCGGAACCGCGACTTTGCTTGCATTCGTGTTGGCATTTCTACCCGCGATCATCGCAGCTGCTCTGTGGCAGAATTTCAGCACGACATTTGTCGTTGTCGGCGGGCTCATAGCTTTCGGCATCATTTTTGCCCTCAATTCCGCAGTTCACTCCTACCTCATACTGGCATACACCGATAGCGACAAGGTCGCAATGAATGTAGGACTTTACTACATGGCCAACGCCTGCGGTCGACTTGGCGGGACAATTCTCTCGGGCCTCCTTTACCAGCTGGGTGCCGCCCGCTCAGTGAACGGCGGACTAATCTGGTGCCTGATTGCCTCGGCTATTCTCGTCGCCAGCGCCGGCCTGTTGTCGATCTGGCTTCCCCGGGGAGGCGTGAAAGGGACCGTAGCTGAAGCAGGATAATTTCCTTAAAAAAGGCAGCATCCAATGACGGTCATTGACGTAATGTAAAAAGACGTTATGATGAAGTCCGTCATGAAAGACCTAATCGCATTCAACCACGCACTCTCCGACGACAAACGCTGGAGAATCCTGCAACTCATTATGAGTGAGGCACTTTGCGTGTGCGAGATCGCGGACATCATGAAGATGCCCCAGTCATCCGTCTCAAGTCACGTCCAGGTGATCAAAAAAGCCGACCTGCTGGACAGCGAGCGGCGCGAGAAGTGGATCTACTACCGGGTGCAGAGCAAGCACCGAGCTCTTCTCAATTCGATTGCCAATTACTTCGGCGTTTCGCCAGAGTCCGAACCGGTGATGCGGGCGGACGCGAAACATGCCGAAAAGCGCCTCGCCAAACGTGAGGCAAGCTGCTGCCCAAGACCGGAAGAATTAGCCAGTAAAATCCCCATTAAGAAACCAACGAAAGCAGGAAAGCCATGAACCTACACGAACTGAAGACACTCCTTCGCGACAATGCCGGAAAACATTTCCGCCTCAAGCTGCCCGACGGCGATCCTGTGCCGGTTTCATTTCACGTAACTGAGGTGGGCCGCGTTCAGAAAACCTTCATTGACTGCGGAGGTAAATTCCGCGAGTCAGTTGCCTGCCAGCTTCAGATCTGGGTAGGCGAAGATGTTGAGCATCGCATCGAAGCGCAAAAGGCGGCCGCTATCCTTGAGAAGGCCAAAACATTCCTTCCTGACGAGACTATTCCCGTCGAGATCGAGTATGAGAAAGACGTCATCTCGCAATACACCATTGAAGGGTCTGAAAGTCACGCTGACTCCCTAGTGCTGACTCTGGCGCCCAAGCATACGCAGTGCCTTGCGATGGAACTTTGCGGCGTACCCGACAAGTCCAAGAAGGAGGAGGCAGCTTGTTGCACGCCGAGCAGCGGATGCTGCGCATGAACCGAACCCCGGAGAATCACAAATGACGCCGAAGCAGCCATCCGCCATTGCGCAGGAAGCAAGTGTAGCACGAAACATGTCCTTCATGGACCGTTATCTGACGGTCTGGATCTTTGCTGCGATGGCGCTCGGCGTCCTGCTTGGAAGTTTCGTGATCAAAGACCCGGCAGCTCTTTTCGCGCCGCTTACAATCGGGACAACCAATCTTCCCATTGCTATCGGCCTCATCCTCATGATGTATCCGCCCCTTGCCAAGGTACGGTACAGGGAACTTCCCAAGGTCTTTGCGAACCCCAAAATTCTCGGACTCTCACTTGTCC is part of the Roseimicrobium gellanilyticum genome and harbors:
- a CDS encoding DUF6428 family protein, giving the protein MNLHELKTLLRDNAGKHFRLKLPDGDPVPVSFHVTEVGRVQKTFIDCGGKFRESVACQLQIWVGEDVEHRIEAQKAAAILEKAKTFLPDETIPVEIEYEKDVISQYTIEGSESHADSLVLTLAPKHTQCLAMELCGVPDKSKKEEAACCTPSSGCCA
- a CDS encoding ArsJ-associated glyceraldehyde-3-phosphate dehydrogenase, which encodes MATRIGINGFGRMGRLALRAGWAWPEVEFAHINEIGGDGATSAHLLYFDSVHGRWDRECSGDADNVFIDGKTVSHTSKKDFSEVPWGDLGIDIVLEASGKFRKQEQLEAYFKAGVKKVIVAAPVNTGALNIVMGVNDHLYEPDEHHLLTAASCTTNCLAPVVKVIHEGLGIRHGMITTLHDITNTQSILDKPHKDLRRARASSMSLIPTTTGSATAIGMIFPELLGKLDGVAVRVPLANASLTDCVFEVSRKTTVAEVNSLLEQAANGPLKGILGYETRPLVSIDYKDDPRSSIIDALSTMVTNGTQVKILAWYDNEWGYANRYAELARKVASSLS
- a CDS encoding ArsR/SmtB family transcription factor, translated to MKDLIAFNHALSDDKRWRILQLIMSEALCVCEIADIMKMPQSSVSSHVQVIKKADLLDSERREKWIYYRVQSKHRALLNSIANYFGVSPESEPVMRADAKHAEKRLAKREASCCPRPEELASKIPIKKPTKAGKP
- the arsJ gene encoding organoarsenical effux MFS transporter ArsJ; the encoded protein is MTKNADNSNVRNYAVVTAAYWADTLADGAIRMLVLFYFYQLGYTALQVASLFLFYEVFGIITNLCGGFLATRFGLKSTLFMGLGTQVAALLMLGLMPASSLTVAYVMVSQALSGIAKDLTKMSSKSAVKLVAGESQGRLYKWVAILTGSKNALKGVGFFLGGVMLSFIGFQPAIWTLASIVAAAMLLAALLMKGSLGVSNKKVKFRQIFSPDRKVNILALARMFLFGARDVWFVVGVPVFLSSVLGWKFWQSGGFMALWVIGYGIVQASAPAIVGKPRQQKSAQPDGGTATLLAFVLAFLPAIIAAALWQNFSTTFVVVGGLIAFGIIFALNSAVHSYLILAYTDSDKVAMNVGLYYMANACGRLGGTILSGLLYQLGAARSVNGGLIWCLIASAILVASAGLLSIWLPRGGVKGTVAEAG